One segment of Castanea sativa cultivar Marrone di Chiusa Pesio chromosome 3, ASM4071231v1 DNA contains the following:
- the LOC142630007 gene encoding 17.5 kDa class I heat shock protein-like encodes MSMIPSFFGGQRSNIFDPFSLNVWDPFKDFPTQISKENSAFVNTRIDWKETLEAQVLKADLPGLNKEEVKFEVEDDRVVRISGERKTEKEDKNDTWHRVERSSGKFVRSFRLPENVKMDRIKAAMENGVLTVTVPKVEVKKPDVKAIEISG; translated from the coding sequence ATGTCGATGATTCCAAGCTTCTTCGGTGGCCAACGCAGCAATATCTTCGACCCATTTTCTCTAAACGTATGGGACCCATTCAAGGATTTCCCAACTCAAATTTCCAAAGAGAATTCTGCTTTTGTCAACACTCGTATTGATTGGAAAGAGACCCTAGAAGCTCAAGTGTTGAAGGCCGATCTTCCTGGGCTAAACAAGGAGGAAGTGAAATTCGAGGTCGAAGATGACAGAGTGGTTAGGATTAGTGGAGAGAGGAAGACAGAGAAGGAAGACAAGAATGACACGTGGCATCGTGTCGAGCGGAGCAGTGGCAAGTTTGTGAGGAGTTTCAGGTTGCCGGAGAATGTGAAGATGGATCGGATTAAGGCTGCGATGGAGAATGGGGTTCTCACTGTTACTGTTCCCAAAGTAGAGGTGAAGAAACCTGATGTCAAGGCCATTGAAATCTCTGGttga